Proteins encoded together in one Lysobacterales bacterium window:
- a CDS encoding adenylosuccinate synthase produces MGKSVVILGAQWGDEGKGKIVDLLTEQVGAVVRFQGGHNAGHTLVIGGKKTVLHLIPSGILRDGVLCLIGNGVVLSPAALQTEIAELEAQGVDVRPRLKISPATPLIMPYHIAIDQAREKASGAKAIGTTGRGIGPAYEDKVARRGIRVADLFYPDQLAEKLRSACAYHNFVLEHWLKAETVDVEQVLADALAFGAYVKPMVDDVSTLLCDLRKAGKRVLFEGAQGSLLDIDHGTYPYVTSSNTTVGGALAGCGVGADAIDYVLGICKAYATRVGGGPFPTELNDAVGEGLRARGHEFGATTGRPRRCGWIDLVALRRAVQVNGINGLAITKLDVLDGMPTVKVCIAYEYRGKQRTLAPLDAAGWDECKPVYLEFPGWSEPTQGIREFSKLPPAARAYLRAVEELAECPIALVATGADRDDTIVLRDPFA; encoded by the coding sequence ATGGGCAAGTCGGTGGTCATTCTTGGCGCGCAGTGGGGCGACGAAGGCAAGGGCAAGATCGTCGATCTGCTGACCGAACAGGTCGGCGCCGTGGTGCGCTTCCAGGGCGGTCACAATGCCGGCCACACCCTCGTGATCGGCGGCAAGAAGACGGTGCTGCACCTGATTCCGTCCGGCATCCTGCGCGACGGCGTACTGTGCCTGATCGGCAACGGCGTGGTGCTCTCGCCGGCCGCGTTGCAGACCGAGATCGCCGAGCTGGAAGCGCAGGGTGTCGATGTGCGCCCGCGCCTGAAAATTTCGCCGGCAACGCCGCTGATCATGCCCTACCACATCGCCATCGATCAGGCGCGCGAGAAGGCCTCGGGCGCGAAGGCAATCGGCACCACCGGACGCGGCATCGGCCCGGCCTATGAGGACAAGGTCGCGCGCCGTGGCATCCGTGTCGCCGACCTGTTCTATCCGGATCAGCTGGCCGAGAAATTGCGTTCTGCCTGCGCGTATCACAACTTCGTGCTCGAGCACTGGCTCAAGGCCGAGACTGTCGACGTCGAGCAGGTGCTGGCCGACGCGCTCGCATTTGGCGCCTACGTCAAGCCGATGGTCGATGATGTCTCGACCTTGCTCTGCGATCTGCGCAAGGCCGGCAAGCGCGTGCTGTTCGAAGGCGCGCAGGGCTCGCTGCTCGACATCGACCACGGCACCTATCCCTACGTGACTTCGAGCAACACCACCGTCGGCGGCGCGCTCGCCGGCTGTGGCGTTGGCGCCGACGCGATCGACTACGTGCTCGGCATCTGCAAGGCCTATGCAACGCGCGTTGGCGGCGGCCCGTTCCCGACCGAATTGAACGACGCTGTAGGCGAAGGCCTGCGTGCACGCGGTCACGAATTCGGGGCGACCACCGGACGCCCGCGCCGATGCGGCTGGATCGATCTGGTCGCGTTGCGCCGCGCGGTGCAGGTGAACGGCATCAACGGTCTCGCCATCACCAAGCTCGACGTGCTCGATGGCATGCCCACGGTCAAGGTCTGCATCGCCTACGAATACCGTGGCAAGCAGCGCACGCTGGCGCCGCTCGATGCCGCCGGCTGGGACGAGTGCAAGCCGGTCTATCTCGAATTTCCGGGCTGGTCGGAACCGACCCAGGGCATCCGCGAATTCAGCAAGCTGCCGCCGGCCGCACGCGCCTATCTGCGCGCAGTCGAAGAACTCGCCGAGTGTCCGATTGCCCTGGTCGCCACCGGCGCCGACCGCGATGACACCATCGTTCTGCGCGATCCGTTCGCCTGA
- a CDS encoding GNAT family N-acetyltransferase — MSTTLRTATPEDLALILGFIRDLATYEKLLDQVVADAPSLQAALFGAHPQAEVVIAERDGSAAGFALYFHNFSTFRGRRGLYLEDLFVRPEHRGAGIGKALLAHLAKLAIERGCARFEWAVLDWNAPAIGFYQSLGAHVLDDWRVCRLDGEALARLAASAD, encoded by the coding sequence ATGAGCACTACGCTGCGTACCGCCACGCCCGAGGACTTGGCGCTGATTCTCGGCTTCATCCGCGATCTGGCGACCTACGAGAAGTTGCTGGACCAGGTGGTCGCCGACGCGCCATCGCTCCAGGCCGCGCTGTTCGGCGCGCACCCGCAAGCCGAAGTGGTGATCGCCGAGCGCGACGGCAGTGCCGCAGGCTTCGCGCTGTACTTCCACAACTTCTCGACCTTTCGCGGTCGCCGCGGCCTCTATCTGGAAGACCTGTTCGTGCGCCCGGAGCATCGCGGCGCCGGCATCGGCAAGGCCCTGCTCGCGCATCTCGCGAAGCTCGCGATCGAGCGCGGCTGCGCGCGCTTCGAATGGGCGGTGCTCGACTGGAACGCGCCCGCGATCGGTTTCTACCAGTCGCTTGGCGCGCACGTGCTCGACGACTGGCGTGTCTGCCGACTCGATGGCGAGGCACTGGCGCGACTCGCGGCCAGCGCGGACTGA
- a CDS encoding threonylcarbamoyl-AMP synthase, with translation MNPPMHVSEAEIATACAALARGEVIGLPTETVYGLAGDARNSAALQRIFATKGRPSDHPLIVHLADASDLDTWASAIPDSARTLAAAFWPGPLTLILKRATHVSELVTGGQDSIGLRVPNHSLALELLRRFGGGLAAPSANRFGHVSPTTAQHVRDEFGDAVPIVLDGGPCRIGIESTIVDLTAAAPCILRPGQIGAAAIAQVLGAPVAIGVQATSPRASGSLASHYAPDTPAERVANDRLDSVIRSALGGGETIRVLALRHLPDGVHGLVMPNDPEQYARHLYAALRTLDAEGAERLLIELPPDTPAWVAVHDRIARATVSPSDDDAP, from the coding sequence ATGAACCCGCCGATGCACGTATCCGAAGCCGAAATCGCCACCGCCTGCGCGGCGCTGGCGCGCGGCGAAGTGATCGGCCTGCCCACCGAAACCGTCTACGGCCTTGCCGGCGACGCGCGCAATTCCGCAGCCCTGCAACGCATTTTCGCGACCAAGGGGCGGCCGTCGGATCACCCGCTGATCGTGCACCTGGCCGACGCCTCCGACCTCGACACTTGGGCCAGCGCCATCCCGGATTCGGCGCGCACGCTCGCCGCCGCGTTCTGGCCCGGGCCGCTGACCTTGATCCTCAAGCGCGCCACCCACGTGTCCGAACTGGTCACCGGCGGCCAGGACAGCATCGGCCTGCGCGTACCGAATCACTCGCTCGCGCTCGAACTGCTGCGGCGGTTTGGCGGCGGCCTCGCGGCGCCTTCGGCCAACCGTTTCGGACACGTCAGCCCGACCACGGCCCAGCATGTGCGCGACGAATTCGGCGACGCGGTGCCGATCGTGCTCGACGGTGGCCCGTGCCGCATCGGCATCGAATCGACCATCGTCGACCTGACCGCCGCGGCGCCCTGCATCCTGCGCCCGGGTCAGATCGGCGCCGCGGCGATCGCGCAAGTACTGGGCGCACCGGTGGCGATCGGCGTGCAGGCGACAAGTCCGCGCGCCTCGGGTTCGCTCGCCAGCCACTATGCACCGGACACGCCGGCAGAACGCGTCGCCAACGATCGTCTCGACAGCGTCATCCGCAGCGCGCTCGGTGGCGGCGAAACCATCCGCGTGCTGGCGCTGCGACACCTGCCCGATGGCGTGCACGGCTTGGTGATGCCGAACGATCCTGAGCAGTACGCACGCCACCTCTACGCTGCCTTGCGCACGCTCGACGCCGAAGGCGCCGAGCGCCTGCTGATCGAGCTGCCGCCCGACACGCCGGCATGGGTTGCCGTGCATGATCGCATCGCCCGCGCCACCGTCTCGCCCAGCGACGACGACGCGCCTTAG
- the nth gene encoding endonuclease III — MKVSYRHELFQRLRELNPHPTTELEYTSAFELLVAVILSAQATDIGVNKATRKLFAVARTPAQMLALGSDGLKRYIASIGLFNAKARHILASCQILVEQHGGQVPRDRAALEALPGVGRKTANVVLNTAFGEPTIAVDTHIFRVANRTGLAPGKTPLAVESGLLKRVPAEFRKDAHHWLILHGRYVCKARKPQCPTCVIRDLCGFRAKTPGVPPSPAGTGRKARV; from the coding sequence ATGAAAGTTTCCTACCGACACGAGCTGTTCCAGCGTCTGCGCGAATTGAATCCGCACCCGACCACCGAACTCGAATACACCAGCGCATTCGAACTGCTGGTCGCGGTGATCCTGTCGGCGCAGGCTACCGACATCGGCGTCAACAAGGCGACACGAAAACTGTTCGCGGTCGCGCGCACGCCGGCACAGATGCTCGCGCTCGGCAGCGACGGACTGAAGCGTTACATCGCAAGCATCGGTCTGTTCAATGCCAAGGCTCGGCACATCCTCGCCAGCTGCCAGATTCTGGTCGAGCAACATGGCGGACAGGTGCCGCGCGACCGCGCCGCGCTCGAAGCCTTGCCCGGGGTCGGACGCAAGACCGCAAACGTCGTGTTGAACACGGCATTTGGCGAGCCGACCATCGCGGTCGACACGCACATCTTCCGCGTCGCCAACCGTACCGGGCTGGCGCCGGGCAAGACGCCGCTGGCGGTCGAGAGTGGTTTGCTGAAGCGCGTGCCGGCCGAGTTCCGGAAAGACGCGCACCATTGGCTGATCCTGCACGGCCGTTACGTCTGCAAGGCGCGCAAGCCGCAGTGTCCGACTTGCGTCATCCGCGATCTGTGCGGCTTCCGCGCCAAGACGCCGGGCGTGCCGCCGTCGCCGGCAGGCACGGGCAGGAAGGCGCGCGTGTAA
- a CDS encoding DUF692 domain-containing protein — MRAHAPICGAGLGLRRGLLTPLESVAPGAIDFLELAPENWIGVGGRLGRRFRELSERYPLSAHGLSLSLGGPEPLDTTFLAKLRRFLDQHGIAAYSEHLSYCSDHGHLYDLMPIPFTMAAVHRCAARIGEVQDRLGRRIAIENISFYAPLAGEMSERDFVLAVLGEADCDLLLDVNNVHVNSVNHGYDALEFIRAMPADRVSQLHIAGHYQEAADLIIDTHGAAVIDPVFDLLAEAYRCFGPQPTLLERDFNFPPMADLLAEIERIRMLQAAAQPQRGLADVA, encoded by the coding sequence ATGCGCGCGCACGCGCCAATCTGCGGCGCCGGCCTCGGCCTGCGTCGCGGATTGCTCACACCGCTGGAATCGGTCGCGCCCGGCGCGATCGATTTCCTTGAATTGGCGCCGGAGAACTGGATCGGTGTCGGCGGCCGCCTCGGTCGCCGCTTCCGTGAACTCTCGGAGCGCTATCCGCTCTCGGCGCATGGCCTCTCGCTCTCGCTGGGTGGCCCGGAGCCGCTGGATACGACCTTCCTGGCGAAGCTGCGCCGGTTCCTGGATCAACATGGCATCGCCGCATACAGCGAACATCTGAGCTATTGCAGCGACCACGGCCATCTCTACGACTTGATGCCGATCCCGTTCACCATGGCCGCGGTGCATCGCTGCGCCGCGCGCATCGGCGAGGTGCAGGACCGGCTCGGTCGCCGCATCGCGATCGAGAACATCTCCTTCTACGCACCGCTTGCGGGCGAAATGAGCGAGCGCGACTTCGTGCTCGCGGTGCTCGGCGAAGCCGATTGCGATCTGCTGCTCGACGTCAACAACGTGCATGTGAACAGCGTTAACCACGGCTACGACGCGCTCGAGTTCATCCGCGCCATGCCCGCGGATCGCGTCAGCCAGTTGCATATCGCCGGTCACTACCAGGAGGCCGCAGATCTGATCATCGATACCCATGGCGCGGCAGTGATCGATCCGGTATTCGATCTGCTTGCCGAAGCTTATCGCTGCTTTGGGCCGCAGCCGACACTGCTCGAACGCGATTTCAATTTCCCGCCGATGGCTGATCTGCTCGCGGAGATCGAGCGCATCCGAATGCTGCAAGCCGCGGCGCAACCCCAGCGAGGGCTGGCCGATGTCGCTTGA
- a CDS encoding putative DNA-binding domain-containing protein: MSLDDAGTLALQREFARHLRDPQLFPPPPEMAEPRLQVYRELFYNNIESLLATNFPVIRDVLGVQRWHRLVRDFYREHAAHTPLFTEIGCEFQRYLDSRADAGRGDPPFLPELAHYEWVELALALDEHEIDTIAHDPAGDVVAAAPVLSPLAWQFSYRWPVQRLSAQHQPERAPTQPTHLVIVRNRRDEISFLELSPMTKVLFDLLVANPGRAGLDLTLGLTEALPQFPPQQIIDGATRSLREFRARDILLGTVLADARAATTGTPA, translated from the coding sequence ATGTCGCTTGATGACGCTGGCACCCTGGCGCTGCAGCGCGAGTTCGCGCGGCATCTGCGCGATCCGCAATTGTTTCCGCCACCTCCGGAGATGGCGGAGCCGCGTCTGCAGGTGTATCGCGAACTGTTCTACAACAACATCGAGAGCCTGCTGGCGACGAATTTTCCGGTGATCCGGGATGTTCTCGGAGTGCAGCGCTGGCATAGACTGGTGCGCGATTTCTATCGCGAGCATGCTGCGCACACGCCGCTGTTCACCGAGATCGGGTGCGAGTTCCAGCGCTATCTCGACTCCCGCGCCGACGCCGGTCGCGGCGATCCGCCGTTCCTGCCCGAGCTCGCGCATTACGAGTGGGTCGAGCTGGCGTTGGCGCTCGACGAGCACGAGATCGACACCATCGCGCATGACCCGGCCGGCGATGTGGTTGCCGCGGCACCGGTGCTGTCACCGCTGGCGTGGCAATTCAGCTACCGCTGGCCGGTGCAACGACTGAGCGCGCAGCATCAGCCGGAGCGGGCACCGACGCAGCCGACCCACCTGGTGATCGTGCGCAACCGCCGCGACGAAATTTCCTTCCTGGAACTCAGTCCGATGACCAAAGTACTGTTCGATCTGCTGGTGGCGAACCCCGGACGTGCTGGTCTCGACCTGACGCTGGGGCTGACGGAAGCCCTGCCGCAGTTCCCACCGCAGCAGATCATCGACGGCGCCACGCGCAGTCTGCGCGAATTCCGCGCCCGCGACATTCTGCTCGGCACCGTGTTGGCGGATGCACGCGCTGCCACCACCGGAACCCCGGCATGA
- a CDS encoding DoxX family protein, producing MLIDVWSGVAARLRAVGEVLPPLILRLIMGWEFFEAGREKLRGENWFASIQADFPFPFDRIPASISWSMATWFELIGAVALWIGLGTRFFAFSLLVLTFVATAAVHWPDMWSMWSDLLKGYAISDQGHGNFKLPLLFVVMLLPLIFNGPGKLSLDQLIADRIGTDTWPQPIGDGYAWSLGAFVFAVPFLFLIPTLGLALLGLALLFAGFQRFVRG from the coding sequence ATGCTCATCGATGTCTGGAGTGGCGTGGCCGCACGGCTGCGGGCCGTGGGCGAGGTGCTGCCGCCGCTGATCCTGCGCCTGATCATGGGCTGGGAGTTCTTCGAGGCCGGGCGCGAGAAGCTGCGCGGCGAGAACTGGTTTGCATCGATCCAGGCGGACTTTCCGTTCCCGTTCGATCGGATTCCGGCCAGCATCAGCTGGAGCATGGCCACCTGGTTCGAGTTGATCGGCGCGGTGGCACTTTGGATCGGGCTTGGCACCCGATTCTTCGCCTTCAGCTTGCTCGTGCTGACCTTCGTCGCCACCGCCGCCGTGCACTGGCCGGACATGTGGTCGATGTGGAGCGACCTGCTCAAGGGCTACGCGATCTCCGACCAAGGCCATGGCAACTTCAAGCTGCCGTTGTTGTTCGTGGTCATGCTGCTGCCCCTGATCTTCAACGGCCCAGGCAAGCTCAGTCTCGATCAACTGATCGCGGACCGTATCGGTACCGATACCTGGCCGCAGCCGATCGGCGATGGTTACGCATGGTCCCTGGGCGCGTTCGTGTTTGCCGTCCCGTTCCTGTTCTTGATCCCGACGCTCGGTTTGGCGCTGCTCGGGCTCGCGCTGCTGTTCGCCGGCTTCCAGCGTTTCGTGCGCGGGTGA
- a CDS encoding RnfABCDGE type electron transport complex subunit B, translated as MDLATRVTSIDALLPQTQCTRCGYPACRPYAEAIAAGETAINRCPPGGITGIRALAALLGQAELALDPSCGAEAPLRLAFIREDDCIGCVKCIQACPVDAIVGSSKRMHTVIADRCTGCELCLPPCPVDCIELIPAPATRDLMREADPARARHQFRNFRLARDATERDARLRAKRHAHDGA; from the coding sequence ATGGACCTCGCCACTCGTGTCACAAGCATCGATGCCCTGCTGCCGCAAACCCAGTGCACGCGCTGCGGCTACCCCGCCTGCCGCCCTTACGCCGAAGCCATCGCTGCGGGCGAAACCGCGATCAACCGCTGTCCGCCCGGGGGCATCACCGGCATCCGCGCACTCGCCGCGCTACTCGGCCAGGCCGAGTTGGCACTCGACCCAAGTTGCGGTGCAGAGGCCCCGTTGCGCCTGGCCTTCATTCGCGAGGACGACTGCATCGGCTGCGTGAAGTGCATCCAGGCCTGCCCGGTCGACGCCATCGTCGGCAGCAGCAAGCGCATGCATACCGTCATCGCCGATCGCTGCACCGGCTGTGAGCTGTGCCTGCCACCCTGCCCGGTCGACTGCATCGAACTGATTCCCGCGCCCGCCACCCGCGACCTCATGCGCGAAGCCGACCCAGCGCGCGCGCGCCACCAGTTCCGCAACTTCCGCCTAGCCCGCGACGCCACCGAACGCGACGCGCGCCTGCGCGCGAAGCGGCACGCGCACGACGGCGCGTAG
- a CDS encoding sigma-70 family RNA polymerase sigma factor → MLAISSNPTVFVNHAIPAETADHALVRAAADGDRHAFERLYRRHAARVFAVVLRLQGGDRGRAEDLTQDAFVRVWQKLPEFRFESAFSTWLHRLAVNTALMALRAARGEPGADEDVSDPEFALADPLARAPDLGIDLDALIAKLPPRARAVLVLHDVEGWKHEEISNELGMAVGSSKAQLHRARNLIKHWLGGTHGRA, encoded by the coding sequence ATGCTGGCTATCTCCTCCAACCCGACGGTCTTCGTGAATCACGCGATTCCCGCGGAAACAGCCGATCACGCGCTCGTCCGTGCCGCGGCCGATGGCGACCGCCACGCCTTCGAGCGGCTGTACCGGCGCCACGCAGCGCGGGTGTTCGCGGTGGTCCTGCGCTTGCAGGGCGGCGATCGCGGGCGTGCCGAGGACCTCACCCAGGATGCCTTCGTGCGCGTCTGGCAGAAGTTGCCGGAGTTTCGCTTCGAGAGCGCGTTCTCGACCTGGCTGCACCGGCTCGCGGTAAACACTGCGCTGATGGCGCTGCGCGCGGCGCGCGGAGAACCTGGTGCAGACGAGGACGTGAGCGACCCGGAGTTCGCTCTCGCCGACCCGCTGGCGCGTGCCCCGGACCTCGGCATCGACCTCGACGCGCTGATCGCGAAGTTGCCACCGCGCGCCCGCGCCGTACTCGTGCTGCACGACGTTGAAGGCTGGAAGCACGAAGAGATCTCCAACGAACTCGGCATGGCCGTCGGTTCGTCCAAGGCGCAGCTGCATCGTGCGCGCAACCTGATCAAGCATTGGCTCGGAGGAACCCATGGACGAGCTTGA